A window of the Catenulispora sp. GP43 genome harbors these coding sequences:
- a CDS encoding LysM peptidoglycan-binding domain-containing protein, protein MADDGGEAGRRGQTGRQAPEYQTYVVRKGDSLWRIAEAQLGDPNRFADIAELNDGRRMPDGTVFSYVEFLQPGWVLIMPPDMGRHSPELAAAEPVRLALESGVKTLAQETKALAQRESTFATTRHDSGKTVSATGGLLAAGVLSALGDRRLRKVMRRRPGELISMRQPGIWELELSRVDNPTGQVLVDAALRTLSAKLTKADRGLPDISMTVLKRHGLELHLARPQPPVAPFYADPRRPAVWICPLGASVGAAPRHAPAPYPALVSLGFDEDDDTVLVDLEATGGVSLLAPEAESVSVLRAMAVELATGMAAEQVEVTLVGFGAELPPLFAPGTLTYGDDLARAVEDLAQWSARVEAVLDRRGVTVRKARTHPDDELAPITRTHVLLSAIAPDVRLAHRLRHLLSGRPRTSIAVVAAAGDREQVLSPWTIGGPMVHTPRSQAGAPGIGLRVQALRAERYEAVVRELATADSDQEKPAPRNGAFNLPPSARREASGAKTPLPKRKPSHPRRHVAGRSGADAAAGSDGSELREPARAELIATPDPVQPNRFRVPVDDLFRVDALLPTALPTTTAPLPLPGAAKEARLALKPANLPQFDAGADGDEETPPPRAEDRLAGMEADFAGARSRSDIGSGAGAGAGAGAGSGSGARPGPGLNPASRLGPPSGPRPDGPPEPLTWSARPAPSSQSALPASLASESGKPGQWHGAYWSQRKAAVAGMPKLRTEAPAASDLTPAAYGIDVLGPIVLAGVDCPAELAEVAAYAVLHPGCSVQQMAEDLWPARTGAVDMVDAQVIQLRELLGTDTHGEQLLRVTPESITLAPTVSCDWLEFLHRTQNGELVGALSLVRGRPLEDAPLRRYGWAETLRHEMAALIIDTAHYVAEACLREQSPRNARKAALRGLAAAPESELLYRDLLTALAALGDLPAARRHADTLLGYAERERLSLQPETAALLRDVAHAGSRS, encoded by the coding sequence ATGGCGGACGACGGGGGCGAGGCGGGCCGGCGCGGGCAGACGGGCCGGCAGGCTCCGGAGTATCAGACCTATGTTGTGCGCAAGGGCGATTCGCTGTGGCGCATCGCCGAAGCGCAGCTGGGCGACCCGAACCGGTTCGCCGACATCGCCGAGCTGAACGACGGCCGGCGGATGCCGGACGGGACGGTGTTCAGCTACGTCGAGTTCCTGCAGCCGGGCTGGGTGCTGATCATGCCGCCGGACATGGGCCGGCACAGCCCGGAACTGGCCGCCGCCGAACCGGTGCGGCTGGCGCTGGAGTCCGGTGTCAAAACGCTGGCCCAGGAAACCAAGGCCCTGGCTCAGCGCGAGTCCACGTTCGCGACCACCCGCCACGACTCCGGCAAGACCGTCTCGGCCACCGGCGGCCTGCTGGCGGCCGGCGTGCTGAGCGCCCTGGGCGACCGGCGCCTGCGCAAGGTGATGCGGCGGCGGCCCGGCGAGCTGATCTCGATGCGGCAGCCGGGAATCTGGGAGCTGGAGCTGAGCCGCGTCGACAATCCGACCGGCCAGGTCCTGGTCGACGCCGCCCTCAGGACTCTGAGCGCGAAACTCACGAAGGCCGACCGGGGCCTGCCGGACATCAGCATGACGGTGCTCAAGCGGCACGGCCTGGAGCTGCACCTGGCGCGTCCGCAGCCGCCGGTCGCGCCGTTCTACGCCGATCCGAGGCGCCCCGCGGTGTGGATCTGCCCGCTCGGCGCATCGGTCGGCGCTGCCCCGCGGCACGCCCCGGCGCCGTACCCGGCCCTGGTCTCTCTGGGCTTCGACGAGGACGACGACACAGTCCTGGTCGACCTGGAGGCCACCGGCGGAGTCTCGCTGCTGGCGCCCGAGGCCGAGTCGGTGTCGGTGCTCCGGGCGATGGCCGTGGAACTGGCGACCGGGATGGCGGCGGAGCAGGTCGAGGTGACGCTCGTCGGCTTCGGCGCGGAGCTGCCGCCGCTGTTCGCCCCGGGCACGCTGACGTACGGCGACGATTTGGCGCGGGCCGTGGAGGACCTGGCGCAGTGGTCGGCGAGGGTCGAGGCGGTCCTCGACCGGCGCGGCGTCACGGTCCGCAAGGCCCGGACGCACCCGGACGACGAGCTGGCGCCGATCACCAGGACGCACGTGTTGCTGTCGGCGATCGCGCCGGATGTCCGGCTGGCGCACCGGCTGCGGCATCTGCTGTCGGGACGTCCGCGGACCTCGATCGCGGTGGTGGCGGCGGCCGGGGACCGGGAGCAGGTGCTGTCGCCGTGGACGATCGGCGGTCCGATGGTCCACACCCCCCGATCGCAGGCCGGCGCACCGGGAATCGGACTGCGGGTGCAGGCACTGCGCGCGGAGCGGTACGAGGCGGTGGTACGTGAGCTGGCGACGGCGGACTCCGACCAGGAGAAGCCGGCGCCGCGAAACGGGGCGTTCAACCTGCCGCCATCGGCGCGGCGGGAGGCTTCGGGAGCGAAGACGCCGCTGCCGAAGCGGAAGCCTTCGCACCCGCGGCGGCACGTGGCGGGGCGGTCGGGGGCGGACGCGGCGGCCGGGAGCGACGGCTCCGAGCTGCGCGAGCCGGCGCGCGCCGAACTGATCGCGACACCGGATCCGGTCCAGCCGAACCGGTTCCGCGTTCCCGTCGACGACCTGTTCCGGGTCGACGCGCTGCTGCCGACCGCGTTGCCGACGACCACGGCGCCGCTGCCGCTGCCGGGGGCGGCGAAGGAGGCGCGGCTGGCGCTGAAGCCGGCGAACCTGCCGCAGTTCGATGCGGGAGCGGACGGGGACGAGGAGACACCGCCGCCTCGGGCGGAGGATCGGCTGGCGGGGATGGAGGCGGATTTCGCGGGGGCCAGGTCGAGATCAGACATTGGCTCGGGCGCGGGTGCGGGTGCGGGTGCGGGCGCAGGCTCGGGCTCGGGTGCGAGGCCAGGGCCGGGCCTGAACCCGGCGTCGAGGCTGGGGCCGCCGTCGGGGCCGCGTCCGGATGGGCCGCCCGAGCCGCTCACCTGGAGCGCTCGGCCTGCCCCGTCGTCTCAGAGTGCGCTACCCGCTTCCCTAGCATCGGAGTCGGGGAAGCCGGGACAGTGGCACGGCGCGTACTGGAGTCAGCGCAAAGCGGCCGTGGCGGGAATGCCGAAACTCCGCACCGAGGCGCCCGCCGCCTCCGACCTGACACCCGCGGCCTACGGGATCGACGTACTGGGACCGATCGTGCTGGCCGGCGTGGACTGCCCGGCAGAGCTGGCGGAGGTCGCGGCGTACGCGGTACTGCATCCAGGATGCTCGGTCCAGCAGATGGCCGAGGACCTGTGGCCGGCCCGCACCGGCGCGGTGGACATGGTCGACGCGCAGGTCATCCAGCTGCGCGAGCTGCTCGGCACCGACACCCACGGCGAGCAGCTCCTCCGCGTCACCCCCGAGAGCATAACCCTGGCCCCGACAGTGTCCTGCGACTGGCTGGAGTTCCTGCATCGCACCCAGAACGGCGAACTGGTCGGCGCCCTCAGCCTGGTCCGCGGCCGCCCCCTGGAAGACGCACCGTTGCGCCGCTACGGCTGGGCCGAGACGCTCCGCCACGAGATGGCCGCCCTGATCATCGATACGGCCCACTACGTCGCCGAGGCATGCCTGCGCGAACAGAGCCCCCGCAACGCCCGCAAGGCGGCCCTGCGCGGCCTGGCGGCGGCACCCGAGTCAGAACTCTTGTACCGCGACCTCCTGACCGCCCTGGCCGCCCTCGGCGACCTCCCCGCGGCCCGCCGCCATGCCGACACGCTGCTGGGGTACGCCGAGCGCGAGCGGTTGTCGCTCCAGCCCGAGACCGCCGCGCTGCTGCGGGATGTGGCGCACGCGGGTTCGCGAAGCTGA